In a genomic window of Salegentibacter salegens:
- a CDS encoding YceI family protein: MKKSILSTFVIAAFLTAVVGCKNDKNQADTSEAKDAATAQAEAMEFKVDTSASTIEWKGNKPTREHTGTIKIAEGTFSANDSIIESGNFVIDMQSINVTDLKGKDKADLEAHLMGTVEGKEGDFFNATKYPEATFEVTDITEKNGQKMLSGNLTIKEETKNITFPVSINQSDDSIEITSEEFTIDRTNWNVNFGSKSVFDGLGDNFVSDDITLKFNLKATKA, translated from the coding sequence ATGAAAAAATCAATTTTAAGCACTTTTGTAATTGCAGCTTTTTTAACTGCGGTTGTAGGATGTAAAAACGATAAAAATCAAGCAGATACTTCTGAAGCTAAAGATGCGGCAACTGCACAAGCCGAAGCTATGGAGTTTAAAGTAGATACTTCAGCTTCTACAATTGAGTGGAAAGGGAATAAACCAACCAGAGAGCATACCGGTACTATTAAAATTGCTGAAGGTACTTTTAGCGCCAACGATAGTATTATTGAAAGCGGAAATTTCGTAATTGATATGCAATCTATTAATGTTACCGATCTTAAAGGAAAAGATAAAGCAGACCTTGAAGCTCACCTAATGGGAACTGTAGAAGGCAAAGAAGGTGATTTCTTTAACGCTACAAAATATCCTGAAGCTACTTTTGAAGTAACTGATATTACTGAAAAAAACGGTCAAAAAATGCTATCTGGTAACCTAACTATCAAAGAGGAAACTAAAAACATTACTTTCCCGGTTAGCATTAACCAGTCTGATGACAGTATTGAAATTACCAGCGAAGAATTCACTATAGACAGAACAAACTGGAATGTGAATTTTGGTTCTAAATCTGTTTTTGACGGGCTAGGAGATAACTTTGTAAGTGATGATATTACTTTAAAGTTCAACCTAAAAGCTACTAAAGCTTAA
- a CDS encoding nucleotide exchange factor GrpE — protein sequence MSKKKKDIREEQQGQPVKDQVEDVIDEAIDEVEKDKEEPKDEENQAELTEEEKLKEDLQKEKDKFLRLFAEFENYKRRTSKERLELFKTANQEVMTAMLPVLDDFDRALNELRKSGEEELIHGVELIHNKFKETLNSKGLEAMNVKEGDAFDSEIHEAITQIPAPKDKLKGKIVDVVERGYKLGERIIRFPKVVTGK from the coding sequence ATGAGCAAGAAGAAAAAAGATATAAGAGAAGAGCAACAGGGCCAGCCTGTGAAAGATCAGGTTGAAGATGTGATAGATGAAGCTATAGACGAGGTAGAGAAGGATAAAGAGGAACCAAAAGATGAGGAAAACCAAGCTGAACTTACTGAAGAAGAAAAGTTGAAAGAAGATCTTCAGAAAGAAAAAGATAAATTTTTACGTCTTTTCGCTGAGTTTGAAAATTACAAAAGAAGAACTTCAAAAGAACGTTTAGAACTATTTAAAACTGCCAATCAGGAAGTAATGACAGCCATGTTGCCAGTATTAGACGATTTTGACAGGGCTTTAAACGAATTGCGAAAATCTGGAGAGGAAGAATTAATACATGGAGTAGAGCTTATCCATAATAAATTTAAAGAAACGCTTAACAGCAAAGGCCTTGAAGCAATGAATGTAAAAGAAGGCGATGCCTTTGATTCTGAAATTCACGAGGCTATTACCCAAATTCCTGCACCTAAAGATAAGCTTAAAGGCAAGATAGTTGATGTAGTTGAGCGAGGTTATAAATTAGGGGAACGTATTATTAGGTTTCCTAAAGTAGTAACCGGCAAATAA